The Humulus lupulus chromosome 3, drHumLupu1.1, whole genome shotgun sequence genome window below encodes:
- the LOC133821998 gene encoding protein TIFY 6B-like isoform X2, which translates to MERDFMGLSSKESVVMVKEEIANDGCKDSGYTKGLGAQWPFSNKVSALPHLMSFKVGQDDKARKTMPESMSSGFGPLPTADAFEQNQRRAMLEFQKSFNHDRQGGTQFPLTAYPAQHDLYSVHRSHDVKMFSVPNQAVSVSMGNPYLKDHFAVAGQNLAPASAKQPLLGGIPVATQHYILPTTCSIAGITEPWNNVKAAGSPAQLTIFYGGSVNVYEDISPEKAQAIMFLAGSSSCLSSNASNLKAQIVTPSSKLGALDGLPINQPINTPNSAVSSPLSVSSHTGVPSGSGSTSNDEIMSAKAARVHSTSLSKVEPPKIMNAVGSVAATALMPSAVPQARKASLARFLEKRKERMMNAIPYNFCKNTSECTATESNGANFSASTAVDSIY; encoded by the exons ATGGAGAGAGATTTCATGGGATTGAGCTCAAAAGAGTCAGTGGTTATGGTGAAGGAGGAAATTGCTAATGATGGGTGCAAAGACTCAg GTTATACCAAGGGTTTAGGTGCTCAATGGCCTTTCTCAAACAAGGTTTCTGCTCTGCCTCATTTGATGTCTTTCAAGGTTGGTCAAGATGATAAGGCTAGAAAAACTATGCCAGAGTCTATGTCTTCTGGATTTGGGCCTCTCCCAACAGCAGATGCATTTGAACAAAATCAGAGACGAGCTATGCTTGAATTCCAG AAATCCTTCAATCACGATAGGCAAGGTGGCACTCAATTTCCCCTGACAGCATATCCTGCGCAACATGATTTGTATTCTGTGCACCGTTCTCATGATGTGAAGATGTTTTCAGTTCCAAACCAAGCAGTTTCTGTTTCTATGGGAAATCCTTATTTAAAGGATCATTTTGCTGTTGCTGGCCAGAATTTAGCTCCCGCTTCTGCGAAGCAACCATTGCTCGGAGGAATTCCCGTGGCAACTCAGCATTACATTCTTCCAACTACATGCTCAATTGCTGGTATCACTGAACCATG GAATAATGTTAAGGCCGCTGGATCTCCCGCTCAATTGACAATTTTTTATGGGGGTTCAGTGAATGTCTATGAAGATATCTCCCCTGAGAAG GCACAGGCAATTATGTTCTTAGCTGGGAGTAGTTCTTGTCTGTCTTCTAATGCATCGAATTTGAAAGCTCAAATCGTGACACCAAGCTCAAAGTTGGGAGCTCTTGATGGTCTCCCAATAAATCAGCCAATAAATACACCAAATTCTGCAGTTTCAAGCCCACTGTCAGTCTCTTCACACACTGGTGTGCCATCAGGGAGTGGATCCACAAGTAATGATGAAATAATGTCTGCTAAAGCAGCCAGAGTCCATTCTACCTCTTTGAGCAAAGTGGAGCCTCCCAAGATAATGAATGCAGTTGGATCTGTCGCTGCAACTGCTTTGATGCCTTCTG CCGTTCCACAAGCTCGCAAAGCATCTTTGGCTCGGTTTTTGGAAAAGCGCAAGGAAAG GATGATGAATGCAATACCATACAACTTCTGCAAGAACACTTCGGAATGCACTGCCACCGAATCCAACGGTGCGAATTTTTCTGCAAGTACGGCTGTAGACTCTATCTATTAG
- the LOC133821998 gene encoding protein TIFY 6B-like isoform X1, with amino-acid sequence MERDFMGLSSKESVVMVKEEIANDGCKDSGYTKGLGAQWPFSNKVSALPHLMSFKVGQDDKARKTMPESMSSGFGPLPTADAFEQNQRRAMLEFQKSFNHDRQGGTQFPLTAYPAQHDLYSVHRSHDVKMFSVPNQAVSVSMGNPYLKDHFAVAGQNLAPASAKQPLLGGIPVATQHYILPTTCSIAGITEPWNNVKAAGSPAQLTIFYGGSVNVYEDISPEKAQAIMFLAGSSSCLSSNASNLKAQIVTPSSKLGALDGLPINQPINTPNSAVSSPLSVSSHTGVPSGSGSTSNDEIMSAKAARVHSTSLSKVEPPKIMNAVGSVAATALMPSALSFAAVPQARKASLARFLEKRKERMMNAIPYNFCKNTSECTATESNGANFSASTAVDSIY; translated from the exons ATGGAGAGAGATTTCATGGGATTGAGCTCAAAAGAGTCAGTGGTTATGGTGAAGGAGGAAATTGCTAATGATGGGTGCAAAGACTCAg GTTATACCAAGGGTTTAGGTGCTCAATGGCCTTTCTCAAACAAGGTTTCTGCTCTGCCTCATTTGATGTCTTTCAAGGTTGGTCAAGATGATAAGGCTAGAAAAACTATGCCAGAGTCTATGTCTTCTGGATTTGGGCCTCTCCCAACAGCAGATGCATTTGAACAAAATCAGAGACGAGCTATGCTTGAATTCCAG AAATCCTTCAATCACGATAGGCAAGGTGGCACTCAATTTCCCCTGACAGCATATCCTGCGCAACATGATTTGTATTCTGTGCACCGTTCTCATGATGTGAAGATGTTTTCAGTTCCAAACCAAGCAGTTTCTGTTTCTATGGGAAATCCTTATTTAAAGGATCATTTTGCTGTTGCTGGCCAGAATTTAGCTCCCGCTTCTGCGAAGCAACCATTGCTCGGAGGAATTCCCGTGGCAACTCAGCATTACATTCTTCCAACTACATGCTCAATTGCTGGTATCACTGAACCATG GAATAATGTTAAGGCCGCTGGATCTCCCGCTCAATTGACAATTTTTTATGGGGGTTCAGTGAATGTCTATGAAGATATCTCCCCTGAGAAG GCACAGGCAATTATGTTCTTAGCTGGGAGTAGTTCTTGTCTGTCTTCTAATGCATCGAATTTGAAAGCTCAAATCGTGACACCAAGCTCAAAGTTGGGAGCTCTTGATGGTCTCCCAATAAATCAGCCAATAAATACACCAAATTCTGCAGTTTCAAGCCCACTGTCAGTCTCTTCACACACTGGTGTGCCATCAGGGAGTGGATCCACAAGTAATGATGAAATAATGTCTGCTAAAGCAGCCAGAGTCCATTCTACCTCTTTGAGCAAAGTGGAGCCTCCCAAGATAATGAATGCAGTTGGATCTGTCGCTGCAACTGCTTTGATGCCTTCTG CTTTATCTTTTGCAGCCGTTCCACAAGCTCGCAAAGCATCTTTGGCTCGGTTTTTGGAAAAGCGCAAGGAAAG GATGATGAATGCAATACCATACAACTTCTGCAAGAACACTTCGGAATGCACTGCCACCGAATCCAACGGTGCGAATTTTTCTGCAAGTACGGCTGTAGACTCTATCTATTAG